TTAGTCTCCTAGCATACGTTCTGAGCCAAGAGAAAGTGTTGTCCATTTTTACCAAACCCTTCGGCTCATTCCCAGTACTAGTTGATCCAATTATTTCTCCCTTCAGCGTCTGGGAAAAGTATAAGTGCAGAGATGAGTCCACAATGAACGGAGAAATTTTGAAAGAATAGGCCTCAGTTACTGCTATTTCCTTCCTAACTGGCTCTATAAGAAGCCCCAAACCTAACTTATCTGAAAATTCTCTCATCCAAGCTCCATTCGCCAGTACGACTCTCTCCACACTGATCTCTTTATTTCCTAAAACGATTGAATAAACTCTGTTATCTTTAATCAATACGTTGTCTACCCTAGAATTTTCGAAAATCTTCACTCCGAGCTCTCTGGCTTTTCTCTCCATACCAAATATCACGGAATCAGGATGAATCGAACCGTTTTCCTTTCCAAAGAAACCAGCAATTATCTCCTTTCTTTCTCTTAGATAGGGGTACAATCTGTACAGCTCTGAGTCAGGGATCTCTTCAAGGGGAACTCCATGTTTTTTAAATAGAGAATTAGTATCTCTAAGCGTTCTGTATGCTGCTTCATCAGACGCTATCCACAAATAACCTGTTTTAACAATCAAAGGATTCATCTTGGTTACTTTTGACAGAGTGCTCAGATATTCAGCTGATTTAATAGCGAATTCCAGATTTCTCTCATCTCCAAAGTGAACCCTGAATCTTCCAGCATTTCTGAGAGATGATCCGTAGCCAAGATATTTCTCATCAAATATGCATATTTTTTCTCCCTTTCCTTCAATCATTGCTAAATTCATTGCTACAGATAGTCCAACTACTCCTCCCCCGACAATAGAGGTCTGGCAGTTCATAGCTCATCTGCCTCATGACAGAAACTCTATCTCAATTGGTTCGAGCGGAGGCCTTTGCCTAAAAGTTCCTAGAGATTCTAAGGAAACACTCCTAAGATATGAGAGTATCATTGCTGTTGAAAATCTGCATATTCTTCCCTGGCAGCTCCCAGTTCCCAGGGCTGTGAATCTCTTTATTCTCTCTATATCCTTGTATCCCAAATCGTATGCCTTCACTACATCGCTGAGAGTTACATCTTGACACGGACAAATGAACTTCATCCCCTCGATATTCCTCGCTAAAAAGAATTCAGGCGGCTCTCTAATAGTAGCTTCATTTAGTGGAACGAGGCCTTTTGCTCTGTCTATCCTTTCCATCTCCTCTTCCTCATTGCCTGATAGCTTCTCGCCGGATAGGAATTTTGAAAATATTTCTATCTCCATGTTTACTAAGCTATTTGGAGTTCCAGAAGCTCTGCCCAATAGGTATACTCCATCTATACCATCAACCGCACCCCTTTTTGTCGCAATCGTTGGTCTGCCTATCGATACGCTAAAAACAACACTTCCACCCATCTGCAATAAGGACTCTATGTCCGGAAAGCCTGTAATAGCAGAAACAAGGAGATCTGTATGAATTCTTTCCTTTCCTGGATGAACAATCTCCAGCTCTCTTATGTTTGGATAACCCCTTGCCATTATTTCGCTTGCAAATACGATATCCTTGCTCTCAACTTCACTCAGGCCATCTTTTTTAGTAAGAGGAGCAATTATCCTCACATCCTTCTTTTTTGATATTTCTTCAGCAACGCTGATGCCTCTTTGGCCATCGGCTAGAACAGAAACCTTATCCACTTCTTTCAGTGCTGAATATTCAAAGAT
The Fervidicoccaceae archaeon genome window above contains:
- a CDS encoding FAD-dependent oxidoreductase; translation: MNCQTSIVGGGVVGLSVAMNLAMIEGKGEKICIFDEKYLGYGSSLRNAGRFRVHFGDERNLEFAIKSAEYLSTLSKVTKMNPLIVKTGYLWIASDEAAYRTLRDTNSLFKKHGVPLEEIPDSELYRLYPYLRERKEIIAGFFGKENGSIHPDSVIFGMERKARELGVKIFENSRVDNVLIKDNRVYSIVLGNKEISVERVVLANGAWMREFSDKLGLGLLIEPVRKEIAVTEAYSFKISPFIVDSSLHLYFSQTLKGEIIGSTSTGNEPKGLVKMDNTFSWLRTYARRLMTALKGASSIRIMRVWSGFYEMTPDRSHIMGRSKRWPEGLYVVGGFSGHGFMLGPLAGKLIAEYIFTGKEPKLMIPYNPDRFEEKRTLEEKFVIG
- a CDS encoding (2Fe-2S)-binding protein, translating into MSYFPLSNLFKNNVIPTSTSPKFKRPRAPFYLESWCPWIRGQSAYAVYLYSPHSVEGVSPKYSGEMMSRLRMMLGKGGFYHSFFMRKFWNFIGKRVATMSGNPDIPSHDSIGGGIKEEAISGEFLVIAGEGSGIKFANRLAEMSGSTVLLIQTKSRNFLEKEAGERVRSGVLTINAVYLGKFEDGMFAVNREERKIYRISSQKVVFFPAIRDAFPIFENNDLPGIVSSDLAIQLIFEYSALKEVDKVSVLADGQRGISVAEEISKKKDVRIIAPLTKKDGLSEVESKDIVFASEIMARGYPNIRELEIVHPGKERIHTDLLVSAITGFPDIESLLQMGGSVVFSVSIGRPTIATKRGAVDGIDGVYLLGRASGTPNSLVNMEIEIFSKFLSGEKLSGNEEEEMERIDRAKGLVPLNEATIREPPEFFLARNIEGMKFICPCQDVTLSDVVKAYDLGYKDIERIKRFTALGTGSCQGRICRFSTAMILSYLRSVSLESLGTFRQRPPLEPIEIEFLS